The Gavia stellata isolate bGavSte3 chromosome 1, bGavSte3.hap2, whole genome shotgun sequence genome has a segment encoding these proteins:
- the KLHL35 gene encoding kelch-like protein 35: MHRMMKEESSFRTSSLENVTRDPSKEKLHMKLCSGSCHAEQILQTLNSYRQSGIFTDVVLLIDGQKFPCHRATLSANSTYFRAMFGGNLKEGHQDIINIQKISAPTMSLLLDYMYGGNIIIQEDNVEGILELSDLLQISKLRDACVTFLEGQLHPCNCLGIMKFADSFSIVSLTEKSKRFMLECFVEVSCHEEFLEMGVKELVEYLSDEQLVVRKEEVVFEAVMRWVRHDIPARKGALKELLEHVRLPLLDPTYFLEKVEMDELIQDSKECIPLLHEARKYYILGNEVSSLRSRPRRFMELAEVIIVIGGCDKKGLLKLPFTDLYHPKSRQWTALSSVPGYTKSEFAACTLKNDVYISGGHISSNDVWVLSSQLNVWIKVACLQKGRWRHKMATLQGKIYAVGGFDGFYRLSSMECYDTFSNSWSTLAPLPQAVSSAAVVSCLNKLYVLGGAVDDTANTDKVQCYDPEDNKWTLLSPTPFYQRCISAVCLDSIIYVVGGLLSKIFSYDPRKDSWREVATLPGPLESCGLTVCGGKIYILGGRDENGEGTDKAFTFDPVTGSVEQQPPLQRCTSYHGCVTILQRMNR, translated from the exons ATGCATCGAATGATGAAAGAAGAATCAAGTTTTAGAACAAGCAGCCTGGAAAATGTGACGCGGGACCCGAGCAAAGAAAAGCTGCACATGAAGCTCTGCAGTGGGTCCTGCCATGCTGAGCAAATCCTCCAGACGTTAAACTCTTACCGGCAGAGCGGCATCTTCACAGATGTGGTGCTATTAATAGATGGACAAAAATTCCCCTGTCACCGTGCCACTTTGTCAGCCAACAGCACGTACTTCCGGGCCATGTTTGGTGGCAATCTCAAGGAAGGCCACCAGGATATCATCAATATCCAGAAGATTTCTGCTCCCACCATGTCTCTGCTTCTTGACTATATGTATGGGGGGAACATCATCATTCAGGAGGACAATGTTGAAGGCATCTTGGAACTGTCTGACTTGCTGCAGATCTCCAAGCTGAGAGATGCTTGTGTCACGTTCCTTGAAGGCCAGCTTCACCCATGCAATTGCTTGGGCATCATGAAGTTTGCTGATTCATTTTCCATTGTGTCCCTGacagaaaagagcaagaggTTCATGCTGGAGTGTTTTGTAGAGGTGTCGTGTCATGAAGAGTTCCTGGAGATGGGTGTGAAGGAGCTGGTTGAATATCTGTCTGATGAGCAGCTGGTGGTCCGCAAGGAGGAAGTGGTCTTTGAAGCAGTCATGCGCTGGGTACGGCATGACATACCTGCCAGGAAGGGAGCCTTGAAGGAGCTCCTTGAGCATGTGCGTCTGCCCCTGCTTGACCCCACTTACTTTCTGGAGAAGGTGGAAATGGATGAACTCATCCAAGACTCAAAGGAGTGCATTCCTCTACTGCATGAAGCCCGCAAGTACTACATCCTTGGGAATGAGGTCAGCTCTTTGCGATCAAGGCCCAGAAG GTTCatggagctggcagaagtcatcATCGTCATTGGGGGCTGTGATAAGAAAGGCCTTCTGAAGTTGCCCTTCACGGACCTCTACCACCCGAAGAGCAGGCAGTGGACAGCACTCTCCAGCGTGCCTGGCTACACCAAGTCAGAGTTTGCTGCCTGCACACTGAAGAACGATGTGTACATATCAG GAGGACACATCAGCAGCAATGATGTCTGGGTGCTGAGCTCCCAGCTGAATGTCTGGATCAAGGTTGCTTGTCTGCAGAAGGGCCGATGGAGGCACAAAATGGCAACGCTTCAGGGCAAG ATCTACGCTGTGGGAGGCTTTGATGGTTTTTACCGCCTCTCCAGCATGGAGTGCTATGACACCTTCTCCAACAGCTGGTCAACCTTGGCCCCACTGCCTCAAGCCGTGAGTTCAGCAGCTGTGGTCTCCTGCCTGAACAAGCTCTATGTGCTGGGCGGTGCTGTGGATGACACCGCTAACACTGACAAG GTCCAGTGTTATGATCCAGAGGACAACAAGTGGACGCTCTTGTCTCCCACCCCTTTTTACCAGAGGTGCATCAGTGCCGTCTGCTTGGACAGCATCATTTATGTTGTAGGTGGACTCCTCAGTAAAATCTTCAGCTATGATCCAAGGAAAGACAGCTGGCGAGAAGTGGCCACCCTCCCTGGGCCTCTG gAGAGTTGTGGCCTGACGGTGTGTGGAGGGAAGATTTACATCCTGGGTGGCCGAGACGAGAATGGAGAAGGCACTGACAAGGCGTTCACTTTCGACCCGGTAACGGGGAGCGTGGAGCAGCAGCCACCGCTGCAGCGCTGTACCAGTTATCATGGCTGCGTGACCATCCTGCAGCGCATGAACAGATGA